In one Lolium rigidum isolate FL_2022 chromosome 3, APGP_CSIRO_Lrig_0.1, whole genome shotgun sequence genomic region, the following are encoded:
- the LOC124701763 gene encoding uncharacterized protein LOC124701763, protein MSKVLERRNSFGATTPASSTSASDSSRKEEKPVPRYLRPSTGSCHDLCKHGHRNPSEEIQKFLGGRRKKLPTHLNNLTLHGSITLDTPPKDARSRRNISLVKSSISLGEADRVVHKIKSANLRGAASSEHLVPLVALADHKSVSSDGRKKQPVVAQRTSPNPKSPNGVRNFDKKAAMPVKGSKLPEKTQQEKARTVEKTLQERARTAEKTPREKARTAEKATTVKQSLVKRPASLPTKLNLIKQSSVSSQASSNLVSSKDKNTLKGRLTSSPAIITGKRTSNSGKAGRSPMRSSNANIDGKSGSDLLITPLSIESDITASVKIQDDVQDSCVTDHLVESTAAELSADATEYAEKFRIEPEETSSEDGLDMSITSSSVESDVEAQDDVQGSCIAGHSVESALAELPPSATEYVDKSGPTAKDACTFISEDEVECHENIEALAAELPIKSIIALELQRSFDGQEVKAVITKSDLEHMQPEQNAIANRALKGEDIQTDDAALYQLSERLTAVQTAGVHDSALTESTLQSDADGVKVNAGVESLVIESREDVGAHEDTDDAAPCQSSKDVECDADGVEVNAGVESVVIESREDVGAHETTDDAAPCQSYKELTAVQNADVRSETEADEVKIIENGSVQSVITENGEYMGAHEDLQGLPELGALDKEHADPEYCLDCSAGNATENVNAAEIVEVKTFNGTPHCQSILETSSDGELLEQPKPVLTEPIQTDVVTSVHNDGTFEQDKLKSMIVAQQLLEELSDDENYEEYDYELVELDESDAEHEGVTINPNIDESSKEKGQWTKRISSLHPDEASTTPYKLKFKRGKIVELTPDSNGPRRLIFRRRAASEVANGDGQLARRIYKRNIRNNGVPAEPDLESPGVKLRHQDAQDKKDAQGLFNNVIEETASKLVESRKSKVKALVGAFETVILLQDGNPSPSTPQASMSPYSVHNDGEKASDGPV, encoded by the coding sequence ATGTCCAAAGTTTTGGAAAGAAGAAATTCATTTGGTGCCACCACTCCTGCAAGCTCAACTTCAGCTTCAGATTCTTCAAGAAAGGAGGAGAAGCCAGTACCACGTTATCTAAGACCATCTACAGGCTCATGCCATGATTTGTGCAAGCATGGACACAGGAATCCTTCTGAAGAAATTCAGAAATTTTTAGGAGGGCGAAGAAAAAAACTTCCAACTCATCTGAATAATTTGACGTTGCATGGATCAATTACCTTGGATACACCACCCAAGGATGCCAGGAGCAGAAGAAATATTTCACTTGTCAAATCAAGTATATCACTGGGTGAAGCTGACCGTGTTGTTCACAAGATAAAATCAGCAAATTTGAGAGGCGCTGCATCATCAGAACACTTGGTCCCACTTGTTGCTTTGGCTGATCATAAAAGCGTGAGCTCTGATGGAAGAAAGAAACAGCCGGTGGTTGCACAGAGGACTTCCCCTAATCCAAAGTCACCCAACGGAGTACGTAATTTTGATAAAAAAGCAGCAATGCCAGTCAAGGGTTCGAAGTTGCCAGAGAAGACACAGCAGGAAAAAGCTAGAACTGTGGAAAAGACACTGCAGGAGAGAGCTAGAACTGCGGAAAAGACACCGCGGGAGAAAGCTAGAACTGCGGAAAAGGCCACTACTGTCAAGCAATCATTGGTTAAGAGACCAGCCTCACTTCCCACTAAACTCAACCTGATTAAGCAATCGTCTGTGTCATCTCAGGCTTCCAGTAATCTAGTATCTTCAAAAGATAAAAATACTCTGAAGGGAAGGCTTACATCTTCACCAGCAATTATTACCGGCAAGCGTACAAGCAATAGCGGTAAAGCTGGAAGAAGTCCTATGAGGTCCAGTAATGCAAATATTGATGGGAAAAGTGGCTCAGATTTACTGATAACACCATTATCCATTGAATCTGACATTACCGCTTCTGTCAAAATACAAGATGATGTGCAAGATTCATGTGTTACAGACCATCTTGTGGAGTCAACAGCAGCAGAACTGTCTGCAGATGCCACAGAATATGCCGAAAAATTTCGAATAGAACCAGAAGAAACAAGTTCAGAGGATGGCTTGGATATGTCCATAACATCATCCTCTGTAGAATCTGATGTTGAAGCACAAGATGATGTGCAAGGTTCATGTATTGCAGGTCATAGCGTGGAGTCAGCACTAGCAGAACTGCCGCCAAGTGCTACAGAATATGTAGACAAATCTGGACCTACAGCAAAAGATGCATGTACATTCATTTCAGAGGACGAAGTGGAATGTCATGAAAATATTGAAGCATTGGCTGCTGAACTCCCTATCAAAAGTATCATTGCTCTTGAATTGCAGCGATCATTTGATGGCCAGGAAGTCAAGGCTGTGATAACTAAATCTGATCTAGAACATATGCAACCAGAACAGAATGCCATTGCTAATCGAGCTTTAAAGGGTGAAGACATACAAACTGATGATGCAGCTCTGTACCAACTATCTGAACGGTTAACTGCTGTGCAAACTGCAGGTGTACATGATTCTGCACTAACTGAAAGTACCTTGCAAAGTGATGCTGATGGAGTGAAAGTCAACGCTGGTGTGGAGTCTTTGGTAATTGAAAGTAGGGAGGACGTGGGAGCTCATGAAGACACTGATGATGCAGCTCCCTGCCAATCATCTAAAGATGTGGAATGTGATGCTGATGGAGTGGAAGTCAACGCTGGTGTGGAGTCTGTGGTAATTGAAAGTAGGGAGGACGTGGGAGCTCATGAAACCACTGATGATGCAGCTCCATGCCAATCATATAAAGAATTAACAGCTGTGCAAAATGCAGATGTAAGATCGGAGACTGAAGCTGATGAAGTGAAGATCATTGAAAATGGTAGTGTGCAGTCTGTTATCACTGAAAATGGAGAGTACATGGGAGCTCATGAAGACCTCCAAGGGCTTCCGGAACTAGGGGCACTTGATAAAGAACATGCTGATCCTGAGTATTGCCTCGATTGCAGTGCAGGAAATGCAACTGAAAATGTTAACGCTGCTGAAATTGTTGAGGTTAAGACTTTCAATGGTACACCTCATTGCCAGTCAATTTTAGAAACTTCATCAGATGGTGAACTTCTGGAGCAACCAAAGCCTGTGTTAACTGAACCAATACAAACTGATGTGGTAACAAGTGTCCATAACGATGGCACCTTTGAACAGGATAAACTGAAATCAATGATTGTTGCTCAACAGCTACTGGAAGAACTATCAGATGATGAGAATTATGAAGAATATGATTATGAGTTAGTTGAATTAGATGAGTCTGATGCAGAACATGAAGGAGTAACAATCAACCCAAATATTGATGAATCTTCGAAGGAAAAAGGCCAATGGACAAAAAGAATCTCATCACTTCACCCAGATGAAGCTAGTACCACACCTTACAAATTGAAGTTTAAAAGGGGTAAAATTGTAGAACTCACACCAGATAGTAATGGCCCGAGAAGACTCATATTTAGAAGAAGAGCTGCAAGTGAAGTTGCAAATGGTGATGGTCAGCTAGCCAGAAGGATTTATAAGAGGAATATAAGAAATAATGGGGTTCCTGCTGAACCTGATTTGGAATCTCCTGGAGTGAAACTGAGGCATCAGGATGCACAAGACAAGAAGGATGCACAGGGGCTGTTCAACAATGTAATAGAAGAAACTGCAAGCAAGCTTGTGGAGTCTAGGAAAAGCAAGGTAAAGGCTTTGGTTGGTGCTTTTGAAACGGTGATACTTCTCCAGGACGGCAATCCCTCACCTTCCACACCACAGGCAAGTATGTCTCCATATTCAGTTCACAATGACGGTGAAAAGGCATCGGATGGACCAGTGTAG
- the LOC124696680 gene encoding uncharacterized protein At3g61260-like isoform X1 has product MDGDLKTRRVQFSGVGKADKGARQSSTIQTQEDTAFGRAQMNSDEEYSAAFAATIAAAAYAIAAREEKLEAQKKPFPVDVPTAAPHVQPPIKRGESTRKPTGGSKVSRWFSAKETAEDDYDGPANVSVRRPLKPEQRKPGGTGSDQKVPLPLPPKMLDSSVSAKKPSGSSRKSPDRRGSKRFEQEQAIQRAPSAVRPATSYQSRRNDDVAAGVTAIAGTQTKAEAWEKAKLARIREEYEKMIETISEWETEKKVKAKRQKEQKEVELDKKRAKTLAEYNQEMTRINKIAGGARSMAEERKYDDEKRIREKSKKIRSTGKSPRGCCF; this is encoded by the exons ATGGACGGCGATCTGAAGACGCGAAG GGTTCAGTTTTCTGGAGTAGGAAAGGCAGACAAAGGTGCCAGGCAATCTTCAACGATACAGACGCAAGAAGACACAGCTTTTGGAAGAG CGCAAATGAACAGCGACGAGGAATACAGCGCTGCATTTGCAGCCACAATTGCTGCCGCAGCATATGCAATCGCGGCACGAGAAGAGAAGCTAGAAGCTCAGAAGAAGCCCTTCCCCGTTGATGTGCCGACTGCTGCGCCTCATGTCCAGCCACCGATCAAGAGAGGCGAAAGCACTAGAAAGCCTACAGGAGGCAGCAAGGTCTCAAGATGGTTCAGTGCCAAAGAGACTGCAGAAGATGACTACGACGGACCAG CCAATGTATCAGTAAGGAGGCCGCTGAAACCAGAACAGAGAAAGCCCGGAGGCACTGGCTCGGATCAGAAGGTGCCACTGCCACTGCCACCAAAGATGCTTGATTCTTCTGTAAGTGCGAAGAAGCCTTCAGGTTCCTCCAGAAAATCACCAGACAGGAGAGGGAGCAAGAGGTTTGAGCAGGAGCAGGCAATTCAGAGGGCACCATCAGCTGTCAGGCCAGCGACATCATATCAGTCCAGGCGGAACGACGATGTCGCAGCTGGAGTAACTGCTATTGCCGGCACACAAACCAAGGCTGAAGCATGGGAGAAGGCAAAGCTTGCAAGAATCAGGGAGGA GTACGAAAAGATGATCGAGACCATATCCGAATGGGAAACTGAGAAGAAGGTGAAGGCCAAGCGCCAAAAAGAACAAAAAGAG GTTGAGTTGGACAAGAAGAGAGCAAAAACACTGGCAGAATACAATCAGGAAATGACAAGGATCAACAAAATTGCTGGAGGGGCAAGGTCAATGGCAGAGGAAAGGAAATATGATGATGAGAAAAGGATCAGAGAGAAGTCGAAGAAGATACGATCAACTGGAAAGTCTCCCCGTGGGTGCTGCTTTTGA
- the LOC124696680 gene encoding remorin 1.4-like isoform X2 — protein MNSDEEYSAAFAATIAAAAYAIAAREEKLEAQKKPFPVDVPTAAPHVQPPIKRGESTRKPTGGSKVSRWFSAKETAEDDYDGPANVSVRRPLKPEQRKPGGTGSDQKVPLPLPPKMLDSSVSAKKPSGSSRKSPDRRGSKRFEQEQAIQRAPSAVRPATSYQSRRNDDVAAGVTAIAGTQTKAEAWEKAKLARIREEYEKMIETISEWETEKKVKAKRQKEQKEVELDKKRAKTLAEYNQEMTRINKIAGGARSMAEERKYDDEKRIREKSKKIRSTGKSPRGCCF, from the exons ATGAACAGCGACGAGGAATACAGCGCTGCATTTGCAGCCACAATTGCTGCCGCAGCATATGCAATCGCGGCACGAGAAGAGAAGCTAGAAGCTCAGAAGAAGCCCTTCCCCGTTGATGTGCCGACTGCTGCGCCTCATGTCCAGCCACCGATCAAGAGAGGCGAAAGCACTAGAAAGCCTACAGGAGGCAGCAAGGTCTCAAGATGGTTCAGTGCCAAAGAGACTGCAGAAGATGACTACGACGGACCAG CCAATGTATCAGTAAGGAGGCCGCTGAAACCAGAACAGAGAAAGCCCGGAGGCACTGGCTCGGATCAGAAGGTGCCACTGCCACTGCCACCAAAGATGCTTGATTCTTCTGTAAGTGCGAAGAAGCCTTCAGGTTCCTCCAGAAAATCACCAGACAGGAGAGGGAGCAAGAGGTTTGAGCAGGAGCAGGCAATTCAGAGGGCACCATCAGCTGTCAGGCCAGCGACATCATATCAGTCCAGGCGGAACGACGATGTCGCAGCTGGAGTAACTGCTATTGCCGGCACACAAACCAAGGCTGAAGCATGGGAGAAGGCAAAGCTTGCAAGAATCAGGGAGGA GTACGAAAAGATGATCGAGACCATATCCGAATGGGAAACTGAGAAGAAGGTGAAGGCCAAGCGCCAAAAAGAACAAAAAGAG GTTGAGTTGGACAAGAAGAGAGCAAAAACACTGGCAGAATACAATCAGGAAATGACAAGGATCAACAAAATTGCTGGAGGGGCAAGGTCAATGGCAGAGGAAAGGAAATATGATGATGAGAAAAGGATCAGAGAGAAGTCGAAGAAGATACGATCAACTGGAAAGTCTCCCCGTGGGTGCTGCTTTTGA